The following nucleotide sequence is from Acidobacteriota bacterium.
GGCGAACAGGTAGGCTCCGTACAGGATCAGCACGGCCGCCACGGCCCCGTACCCCAAGTACAGGCTTCCCCGCGTGTCCGGCGTTCCCGCGGCCCCAAGCGAGAGGAGCAACACCTTCTGGACGATCACGCCCATTCCTCCTTTTCGGCCCTCAACGCCTCCGCCCGCTGGATGTCGAAACGGGTGAGGAAGAGGGCCGCCGCCAGGAGAAAGACCGAGGCCAATCCGGCGAAAAAGGTCCAACGCATGGCCGGCTCCAGTACGACCTTGCGGGGATGGACGATGGAGCCCCACCAGCTGATGGCCTTGTGCACGATCGGCACGTCGAAGAACGCGACGATGGCCACCACGGCCGCGATCTTGGCCGCGCGGGCATCCCCTCGGCTGAAGAGGCGGAGCAGGAAGTAGGCGCTGTAGGTGAGCCAGAGAATCAAGAACGAGGTGAGGCGAGGCTCCCACACCCACCACTTCCCCCAGGCCGAGTGACCCCAGATGGGGCCCGTCACCAGGACCAGGGTGATGAAGACCCACCCCACTTCCGCGGCCGAGTGGGCCAGGTGGTCATACAGCGGCTCCTCCCTCCACAGGTAGAGGGCGCTGAAGAGGAAGGCGAGGAACAGGAGGACGTAGCAGGCGATGGCCGAGGGAACGTGGTAATAGAAGATTTTTTGAACCGCCCCCATCTGTACTTCCACCGGGGCGTAAAGAAACACCATGTAGAGGGCCGCCGAATTGGCGGCCAGGGCAAGGGACCACAATAGGATGCTCCAGCGTCGATGGGGCACGCGCTCACTCCTCCACGGCGAACTCGAACAGGAAGACGGATGCCGTGAAAAAAAGGATATCAAAGAGCCCCACGAGCCTCAACCACTGGTTCCCCCAGGAAAAGCCGGGGGAAAGCGCCTGCTCCGTCAAGGTCGCCGCCGCGATGACCAGGGGAACGAGGATGGGGAAGAGGAGGATGGGGAAGATCACGTGCCCTCCCCGGACCTGGGCCAGGAGGGCGGAGAACAAGGTGCCCACGGCCGCGTAGCCGAAGGTCACCAGGGCCCAGACGGCGCCCAGAGCCGGCAGGCCGTCGGATACCCGGAAGTCGAGAAGAAGGTAGGCGAAGAGGAGGAGGAGGGCCTCGAGGGCCAGGAGGAAGAGAAAGTTGAGCAGGAACTTGCCGACGTACAGAGCCCCACGGTCGCAGGGGCTGAGAAGGAGGGCGTAGAGCGTCCCGTTTTCCGTCTCCTTCCGGAAGGACCCGCTCATGAAGAGGCTGCCGGCGAAGAGGACCACCAGCCAGAGAAGCCCGCTTCCCGTCTCGTTGAGGTCCACCCGCGTCGGGTCCAGGGCGAACGCGAAAAGAACGAGCGACAGGAGTGCGAAAAGGAAGGAGGCCGCCACATCCTCCTTCCGCCGGAGCTCCTCTCGGAAGTCCTTCAAAAAGAGGACAGCCACCACCTTGATGAACCTCACGAGGGGCCTCCCTCGCCCGTGGTTTCGAAATAACGCGCCTTCAACCCCTCGACGGTGAGGCCTTCGGCGGGCCCCTCCCAGGCCACCGCCCCCCTGTGCAGGATGACCACCCGGTCCGCAATGGGAAGACAGTCTTCCATCTCGTGCGTGACGAGAAGCAGGGCCCGGTGCCGGGCCTTCAGGGAGGCCATCAATCCCGTCAGCCTGCGACTGCCTTCGGGGTCCAGGCCCGCGTACGGCTCGTCCAGGATCAGGAGGGAAGGATCCGGCAGGAGGACCCGGGCCAGGGACAGGCGCTGCTGCATCCCGCGCGAGAAGGTGCCCACCACCCGGTCCTTGACCCCGGCCAGACCCACTTCCTCCAGAAGAGCCGCCGCTCGGGAGGCGGGATCAGGGACACCGTAGAGCCGCGCGAAAAAGAGCAGGTTCTCCTCGGCCGTGAGGTGGGCGTAAAGGAAGGTCTGGTGGGAGATGTACCCCAGTTCGGCCCGGAGCCGGACGCGGGTGCTCTCGGTCGTGCGCGATCCCCGAAAGGTCAGGACGCCCCGGCCCGGCCTGGAAAGGGTGGTGAGAATTCTCGTGAGGGTGGTCTTTCCTGCCCCGTTGGGTCCCAGGAGAAGGGTGAGCTGGCCCGGAAGGAGGTTCAGGTTCACCTCCCGCAGGACGGCCCGTCCCGAGAGGCGCTTCGACAATCCCGAAACGGACAGCAGGGGGTCGCCGCTCATCTTCGTCCCATTCTAGAGGCGGTCCAGGACCGGGTCAAACCGGGAGAACGCGGGACGACGGGTTTATAATCGCTTCATGAGGCCGAACCCTTTGAGTGCCGTGGACCCAGCTACCCCCTTGGGAGAGTGGCTGGTTTCCCTGCCCGCCTTGCCGACGGCGCCGGCCGACACCTGGAAGAGGGTGGAGGCGACGACGGCGGACCTCCTGGAGGAACTGAGAAATCCACGCCTGGAGGGGGCTTTTCCGGAAGGCGCGTTTCGATACGCCTGCCTTCTCTACGAACGGGGAGATGAAACGGGGGCCGAGGAGGTCTTCGAGGCCCTGGATGAACACCCGGCCCTTGGCCCTCGCCGAGAAGCCCGCGCGTACTGCGCCATCTGGCTGGCGCGCACCCACGCGGAGGCGGACGAGCTGGAGGAGGCCCTCGAACGGCTTCGGGTGGCCAGAGCGCGGTGCAAGACCCTCCCCGCGTCCCATCCGGCGCAGGGGGCATGGGCGGCCGCCCACGCTGCCCTCCAGGCGTGCCGAGGGAGGTTCGACCAAGCCGCCCGAGCCTATGGGCACAGCCTCTCCCTGGGCAC
It contains:
- the ccsA gene encoding cytochrome c biogenesis protein CcsA, producing the protein MPHRRWSILLWSLALAANSAALYMVFLYAPVEVQMGAVQKIFYYHVPSAIACYVLLFLAFLFSALYLWREEPLYDHLAHSAAEVGWVFITLVLVTGPIWGHSAWGKWWVWEPRLTSFLILWLTYSAYFLLRLFSRGDARAAKIAAVVAIVAFFDVPIVHKAISWWGSIVHPRKVVLEPAMRWTFFAGLASVFLLAAALFLTRFDIQRAEALRAEKEEWA
- a CDS encoding heme exporter protein CcmB, whose protein sequence is MRFIKVVAVLFLKDFREELRRKEDVAASFLFALLSLVLFAFALDPTRVDLNETGSGLLWLVVLFAGSLFMSGSFRKETENGTLYALLLSPCDRGALYVGKFLLNFLFLLALEALLLLFAYLLLDFRVSDGLPALGAVWALVTFGYAAVGTLFSALLAQVRGGHVIFPILLFPILVPLVIAAATLTEQALSPGFSWGNQWLRLVGLFDILFFTASVFLFEFAVEE
- the ccmA gene encoding heme ABC exporter ATP-binding protein CcmA; translated protein: MSGDPLLSVSGLSKRLSGRAVLREVNLNLLPGQLTLLLGPNGAGKTTLTRILTTLSRPGRGVLTFRGSRTTESTRVRLRAELGYISHQTFLYAHLTAEENLLFFARLYGVPDPASRAAALLEEVGLAGVKDRVVGTFSRGMQQRLSLARVLLPDPSLLILDEPYAGLDPEGSRRLTGLMASLKARHRALLLVTHEMEDCLPIADRVVILHRGAVAWEGPAEGLTVEGLKARYFETTGEGGPS